The following proteins are encoded in a genomic region of Thermococcus henrietii:
- the tfe gene encoding transcription factor E: MARRKNKELIEIARDIGGDEAVEVVKALEKMKEATDEELAEKTGIRVNTVRRILYQLNDQGLADFKRIRDPETGWYYYYWRLETKRLPEIIKARKMAELKRLKEMLEEETSEIYYWCGEEGHPRLTFDEAMEYEFQCPICGKMLMQYDNSRIVEELKKRIEELEIELGIRKKPKKKKKG, from the coding sequence GTGGCAAGGCGAAAGAACAAGGAGCTCATTGAAATAGCGCGGGACATAGGCGGAGACGAGGCCGTTGAGGTAGTCAAAGCCCTCGAAAAAATGAAAGAAGCCACCGACGAAGAACTCGCTGAGAAAACTGGAATCAGGGTGAACACCGTCAGGAGGATTCTCTACCAACTCAACGACCAGGGACTGGCAGATTTCAAGAGAATCCGCGACCCCGAGACGGGATGGTATTACTACTACTGGCGCCTTGAAACCAAGAGACTGCCCGAGATAATAAAGGCCAGAAAGATGGCCGAGCTGAAGAGGCTCAAGGAGATGCTTGAAGAGGAGACCAGCGAGATTTACTACTGGTGCGGCGAGGAGGGCCATCCGAGGCTCACCTTCGACGAGGCGATGGAGTACGAGTTCCAGTGCCCGATATGCGGCAAGATGCTCATGCAGTACGACAACAGTCGAATTGTCGAGGAGCTCAAGAAGCGCATAGAGGAACTTGAAATCGAGCTCGGCATCAGGAAGAAGCCGAAGAAGAAAAAGAAGGGTTGA
- a CDS encoding DUF2110 family protein encodes MEDVVILEKVYGDRSGFDKLHRKLRSLLGDLEVEWKLSATTKNWVKVSLSGEDEEISANLVRDEFGEVPHSLKNVEMGKTYRGRFIDLGKVGYGAYVDIGIFKPKPKDALIPLYYLKRTFGDKPVRQMIREFGWVDNLPIEVEVTDVEFGAREVELAFSDAQLKRIKEWLSDGYDKLFITGTISEKVEEALIKTGHGRDVKRMEELGLMETLLVLKRGTQAPGIIKAIGPHLKGAVFGAIKFE; translated from the coding sequence ATGGAAGACGTGGTTATTCTGGAGAAGGTTTACGGTGACAGGAGTGGTTTTGACAAGCTCCACAGGAAGCTCCGCTCCCTTCTGGGAGATTTGGAGGTTGAGTGGAAGTTATCGGCAACGACCAAGAACTGGGTTAAGGTCAGCCTCAGCGGTGAGGACGAGGAAATCAGCGCGAACCTCGTCAGGGACGAGTTCGGGGAGGTTCCCCACAGCCTCAAGAACGTTGAGATGGGGAAGACCTATAGGGGACGCTTCATAGACCTCGGCAAAGTCGGCTACGGCGCTTACGTTGACATTGGAATCTTCAAGCCGAAGCCCAAGGACGCGCTGATTCCTCTCTACTATCTTAAGAGAACCTTCGGAGATAAGCCCGTAAGGCAGATGATTCGGGAGTTCGGCTGGGTGGACAACCTGCCCATCGAGGTTGAAGTGACGGACGTCGAGTTCGGTGCCAGGGAAGTGGAGTTGGCCTTCAGCGACGCCCAGCTGAAGAGGATTAAGGAGTGGCTGAGCGACGGTTACGACAAGCTATTCATAACGGGGACGATAAGCGAGAAGGTTGAAGAGGCGCTCATCAAGACGGGCCACGGCAGGGACGTCAAGAGAATGGAGGAGCTCGGTTTAATGGAGACGCTCCTCGTCCTCAAGAGGGGAACCCAGGCCCCGGGAATCATCAAGGCAATCGGCCCGCACCTGAAAGGGGCCGTCTTCGGTGCAATCAAGTTTGAATGA
- a CDS encoding Mrp/NBP35 family ATP-binding protein — protein MTIKAPTLNIGGLGADPLTERIKEKQKKWKYKIAVLSGKGGVGKSTVAVNLAAALAKKGYYVGLLDADIHGPNVAKMLGVDKADVLAERLEDGRFEMLPPMADFMGQITPIKVMSMGFLVPEDQPIIWRGALVTKAIKQLLGDVKWGELDFMIIDFPPGTGDEILTVVQNVQLDAAVIVTTPQEVALLDTGKAVNMMKKMEVPYIAVVENMSYLICPHCGNEIDLFGKGGGKKLAEKEGVDFLGEVPIDLKAREASDAGIPIVLYDDTPAARAFMELADKLVKKLEELKGGGEEQEKTE, from the coding sequence ATGACGATTAAGGCTCCCACGCTGAACATTGGAGGTCTCGGAGCGGACCCGCTCACCGAGAGGATAAAGGAGAAGCAGAAGAAGTGGAAGTACAAGATAGCGGTTCTCAGCGGTAAGGGTGGCGTTGGAAAGAGCACCGTCGCGGTGAACCTCGCGGCCGCGCTCGCGAAGAAGGGCTACTACGTCGGCCTGCTCGACGCGGACATACACGGGCCGAACGTGGCAAAGATGCTCGGCGTGGACAAGGCCGATGTTCTGGCGGAGAGGCTGGAAGACGGTCGCTTCGAGATGCTTCCGCCGATGGCCGACTTCATGGGCCAGATAACGCCCATCAAGGTCATGAGCATGGGCTTCCTCGTCCCCGAGGACCAGCCGATAATCTGGCGCGGTGCCCTCGTCACCAAGGCCATCAAACAGCTCCTCGGCGACGTCAAGTGGGGCGAGCTCGACTTCATGATAATCGACTTCCCGCCCGGAACGGGCGACGAAATCCTGACGGTTGTTCAGAACGTCCAGCTCGACGCCGCGGTCATCGTCACGACCCCCCAGGAGGTTGCCCTTCTCGACACCGGCAAGGCCGTCAACATGATGAAGAAGATGGAGGTTCCCTACATAGCCGTCGTTGAGAACATGAGCTACCTCATCTGCCCGCACTGCGGAAACGAGATTGACCTCTTCGGCAAGGGCGGGGGCAAGAAGCTGGCCGAGAAGGAGGGCGTTGACTTCCTCGGTGAGGTTCCGATAGACCTCAAGGCGAGGGAGGCAAGCGACGCCGGCATTCCAATAGTCCTCTACGATGACACCCCCGCCGCTAGGGCCTTCATGGAGCTCGCCGATAAGCTCGTGAAGAAGCTCGAGGAGCTCAAGGGTGGGGGAGAGGAGCAGGAGAAAACCGAGTGA
- a CDS encoding ATP-binding protein, with amino-acid sequence MGKPLKSVEDERRKKLFQIAEELRERTKKQAPEEGFRVVITGKGGVGKTTMTALLARLLARDGYRVLAVDEDPQMNLAHALGVPKEIRDEIVPLNKNLDYIEEKTGARPGTNWGLYFSLTPDVRDVVDRFGVVGPDGVMLLVMGSVVQAAAGCLCPENALLDAVVKYINLRKGEIILMDTQAGLEHFGRALAKGFKQAVVLTEPTYNSVQVAVDAAKLARQLGIKYVHLVINKVKKESQIEKVERILDELGFNDFTTKTIIPYDELVEEYDPEIEAILGNPESPTYIKALELKEILLKYAE; translated from the coding sequence ATGGGAAAGCCCCTCAAATCGGTTGAAGACGAAAGACGAAAAAAGCTATTTCAGATAGCTGAAGAGTTGCGAGAACGAACCAAAAAGCAGGCCCCGGAAGAGGGGTTCAGAGTTGTAATCACCGGCAAGGGGGGTGTGGGTAAAACAACTATGACCGCCCTTCTCGCAAGACTACTCGCACGCGACGGCTATCGCGTTTTAGCAGTTGATGAGGACCCTCAGATGAACCTTGCACACGCACTCGGTGTTCCCAAGGAAATCAGGGATGAAATAGTTCCTCTCAACAAGAACCTTGACTACATCGAGGAAAAAACTGGGGCGCGACCCGGAACTAACTGGGGGCTGTACTTCTCGTTGACCCCAGATGTACGGGACGTGGTTGATAGGTTCGGTGTTGTTGGGCCCGATGGAGTCATGCTCCTCGTCATGGGAAGCGTTGTTCAGGCCGCCGCCGGCTGTCTCTGTCCTGAAAACGCTCTCCTTGATGCGGTTGTTAAGTACATCAACCTGAGGAAAGGTGAGATAATTCTCATGGATACTCAGGCGGGTCTTGAACACTTTGGAAGGGCTTTGGCCAAGGGCTTCAAGCAGGCCGTTGTTCTCACAGAGCCAACTTACAACTCCGTTCAGGTGGCGGTTGATGCCGCAAAGCTCGCGAGACAGCTCGGCATTAAGTATGTCCACCTCGTGATAAACAAAGTAAAGAAGGAAAGTCAGATTGAGAAGGTCGAGAGGATACTCGACGAGCTTGGATTCAACGATTTCACGACAAAAACGATAATCCCGTACGATGAGCTCGTGGAAGAGTACGACCCGGAAATTGAGGCCATACTCGGGAATCCGGAGTCTCCAACTTACATAAAAGCCCTCGAGCTGAAGGAGATACTGTTGAAGTACGCCGAGTGA
- a CDS encoding 4Fe-4S dicluster domain-containing protein, whose translation MIPMPPDSKPTIFINPAKCIGCRHCEIACAVEHSQSKDLFSAIFENPLPKPRIHVLPMGAYNVPMNCRHCENAPCMEVCPTGAIFKDEDGAVLVDVDKCIGCKMCAIVCPFGIPEFDALTGVMFKCDMCPDRRAEGRLPACVEACKTGALMFGTIDEVVSQVRKETAKKIIKLKEGEYKEEYNGWDLFRSFQAEVIRINEGESK comes from the coding sequence GTGATTCCTATGCCACCTGATTCAAAGCCTACAATTTTCATAAACCCAGCAAAGTGCATAGGCTGCCGGCACTGTGAAATAGCATGTGCAGTGGAGCACTCACAGAGCAAGGACCTGTTCTCAGCGATATTCGAGAATCCGCTACCGAAGCCGAGGATACACGTTCTCCCCATGGGAGCATACAACGTTCCCATGAACTGCCGGCACTGTGAAAACGCACCCTGTATGGAGGTCTGCCCGACCGGGGCGATTTTCAAGGACGAAGATGGCGCCGTTCTCGTCGATGTGGACAAGTGCATCGGTTGCAAGATGTGCGCAATAGTCTGTCCCTTTGGTATCCCAGAGTTCGACGCCCTCACCGGCGTGATGTTCAAGTGCGACATGTGCCCGGACAGAAGGGCAGAGGGACGGCTTCCGGCCTGCGTTGAGGCCTGTAAGACCGGCGCACTTATGTTTGGAACCATAGACGAGGTGGTCTCGCAGGTCAGAAAGGAGACCGCCAAGAAGATAATCAAGCTGAAGGAAGGCGAATACAAGGAGGAATACAACGGTTGGGACCTGTTTAGGTCTTTTCAGGCCGAGGTTATTCGGATTAATGAGGGGGAGTCAAAATGA
- the cooS gene encoding anaerobic carbon-monoxide dehydrogenase catalytic subunit produces MKKYKEVSIDPTTQKMYERAQELGIETVWERLEKQQPQCGYGLLGICCRNCMMGPCRINPFGGEPKRGVCGADADTIVARNLLRMIAAGAAAHSDHGRHVALTLLVAAEMAEKFKKEGKPVLELDNMASNTLPYQVRDPEKLKAVAKRLGIETEGKSIRELAKEVAEVALRDFGKQDEEPLEFLKAYLNPKTYEMLEKAAEKAGMPWFEKGVLPRSIDREIVESLHRTHIGTDHDPVSILLHGLKTALGDAWGGSLIATELQDVLFGTPKVIKAEANLGVLKEDYVNIVVHGHEPVLSEKIVEAAQDPELIELAQKLGAKGINVVGMCCTGLEVLMRHGIPIAGNFLQQEMAIVTGAVEAMVVDVQCIMPATVDVARCFHTKIIDTSPIATFPGAIHIKFDERRADEIAKEIVRTAVENFPNRSKQRVEIPKEKMSGYVGFSVEAILEHFGGSLKPIEEAIVEGKIKGVAGLVGCNNPKVKQDHNHIKIANELMKRDVLLIGTGCWATAAMKYGIFLPEYADTENVGPGLREFAKEWGIPPALNMGSCVDCTRMLVLADLIARDLNVPISALPVVGSAPEAMTEKAVSIGTYFVASGITTHLGVVPPVLGGPKVVKILTQDLYDIVGAAFIVEPDPYKAAKLMYEHIMKKRKELGI; encoded by the coding sequence ATGAAGAAGTATAAGGAAGTATCGATAGACCCCACCACCCAGAAGATGTACGAACGCGCCCAAGAACTGGGCATTGAAACCGTCTGGGAGAGGCTCGAGAAACAGCAACCCCAGTGCGGTTACGGTCTGCTTGGAATCTGCTGTAGGAACTGTATGATGGGACCGTGTAGGATTAATCCCTTCGGCGGAGAGCCCAAGAGAGGCGTCTGCGGTGCCGACGCCGATACAATCGTTGCCAGAAACCTCCTTAGAATGATAGCGGCCGGTGCAGCTGCACACAGCGACCACGGGAGGCATGTTGCTTTAACGCTCCTCGTCGCGGCCGAGATGGCCGAGAAGTTCAAGAAGGAAGGAAAGCCCGTCCTTGAGCTCGACAACATGGCCTCGAACACCCTGCCCTACCAGGTCAGAGACCCCGAGAAGCTCAAGGCGGTTGCGAAGAGGCTCGGAATCGAAACCGAGGGCAAGAGCATAAGGGAGCTCGCCAAGGAGGTAGCAGAGGTAGCTCTCAGGGACTTCGGAAAGCAGGACGAGGAACCGTTGGAATTTCTCAAGGCATACCTCAACCCGAAGACCTACGAGATGCTTGAAAAAGCCGCCGAAAAGGCCGGGATGCCGTGGTTTGAGAAGGGCGTCCTCCCGAGGAGCATAGACAGGGAGATAGTTGAGAGCCTCCACAGGACACACATCGGAACCGACCACGACCCGGTGAGCATACTCCTCCACGGACTCAAGACGGCCCTCGGCGACGCCTGGGGTGGCTCGCTCATAGCAACTGAACTCCAGGACGTCCTCTTCGGCACACCGAAGGTCATAAAGGCCGAGGCCAACCTCGGCGTCCTGAAGGAGGACTACGTCAACATAGTCGTCCACGGCCACGAGCCGGTTCTTTCGGAGAAGATAGTCGAGGCGGCCCAGGACCCCGAGCTGATAGAGCTCGCCCAGAAGCTTGGAGCCAAGGGCATAAACGTCGTCGGAATGTGCTGTACCGGCCTTGAGGTCCTCATGAGGCACGGAATTCCGATAGCGGGCAACTTCCTCCAGCAGGAGATGGCCATCGTTACAGGTGCCGTCGAGGCAATGGTCGTTGACGTGCAGTGTATAATGCCCGCAACGGTCGACGTCGCAAGGTGCTTCCACACCAAGATAATAGACACGAGCCCGATAGCGACTTTCCCAGGGGCAATTCACATCAAGTTCGACGAGAGGAGGGCCGACGAGATAGCGAAGGAAATCGTTAGAACGGCAGTTGAGAACTTCCCGAACAGGTCGAAGCAGAGGGTTGAGATACCGAAGGAAAAGATGTCGGGCTACGTCGGCTTCAGCGTCGAGGCCATACTCGAGCACTTTGGAGGCTCCCTCAAGCCCATCGAGGAAGCCATCGTTGAGGGCAAGATAAAGGGCGTCGCCGGCCTCGTCGGCTGTAACAACCCGAAGGTGAAGCAGGACCACAACCACATAAAGATAGCCAACGAGCTCATGAAGAGGGACGTCCTCCTCATTGGAACAGGTTGCTGGGCCACCGCGGCGATGAAGTACGGCATCTTCCTGCCAGAGTACGCAGACACAGAGAACGTCGGGCCCGGCCTGAGGGAGTTCGCCAAGGAGTGGGGCATTCCCCCGGCGCTCAACATGGGCTCGTGCGTTGACTGTACGAGAATGCTCGTCCTGGCCGACCTCATAGCGAGGGACCTCAATGTGCCCATCTCGGCACTGCCGGTCGTTGGTTCGGCACCTGAGGCAATGACCGAGAAGGCGGTCTCAATAGGAACCTACTTCGTCGCCAGCGGAATAACAACTCACCTTGGCGTCGTTCCGCCGGTTCTCGGCGGGCCCAAGGTCGTGAAGATTCTTACGCAGGACCTCTACGACATCGTTGGAGCGGCCTTCATAGTGGAGCCAGACCCGTACAAGGCGGCAAAGCTGATGTACGAGCACATCATGAAGAAGAGGAAAGAGCTTGGAATTTGA
- a CDS encoding 4Fe-4S dicluster domain-containing protein yields MGEEFEGVKADACIGCGLCAQVCPHNAIFVMDNDKRVVSFHPELCGECNYECNSICPTQAIKGKPTRIDLEFEYAHCQVCGKKLDYTVKTAEFLYRKLGKFYDYPEIVFMCDRCKHERVKEFPSEYLKFFGGMLK; encoded by the coding sequence ATGGGGGAGGAATTCGAGGGGGTTAAAGCCGACGCCTGCATCGGCTGTGGACTCTGCGCTCAGGTGTGTCCACACAACGCGATATTCGTTATGGATAACGATAAACGGGTCGTTTCCTTCCACCCAGAACTCTGTGGGGAGTGCAACTACGAGTGCAACAGTATCTGTCCCACTCAGGCAATCAAAGGGAAGCCCACGAGAATTGACCTTGAATTTGAATACGCCCACTGTCAGGTCTGCGGTAAAAAGCTCGACTACACGGTCAAGACCGCGGAGTTTCTTTACCGCAAACTCGGAAAGTTCTACGATTACCCAGAGATTGTGTTCATGTGCGACAGGTGCAAGCACGAGCGCGTTAAGGAGTTCCCGAGCGAGTACCTGAAGTTCTTCGGGGGGATGCTCAAATGA
- a CDS encoding FAD-dependent oxidoreductase → MRGMKFSFLCRSKPEKTGKRVAIIGAGPAGLTAAGYLVCKGHDVDIYDKMPEPGGLMLFVIPEFRIPVERVRLGAKELEEEFEVTYYPKTKVMEGERQDEGDEFYERVVKLSELKEKYDAVLIATGIWNVRRIGIPGDDLEGILSPLELLFWIKGHELGYVPKEKVPDLKDKKVGIIGAGLTAVDVAFECNRLGAEVEIFYRRTIREAPAGAYEINILRNRGVKWFELVTPKRVIGENGRVKAIELLRTRLGEPDETGRRRPIPIPGSEFQVELDYLVFAIGMVSTPPVNGGYIATDRRGRIVVDSRHMTSAEGIFAAGDVVNGPTKVGRAIKDGLYTAVSIDKWLRGEL, encoded by the coding sequence ATGAGGGGCATGAAGTTTTCGTTTCTCTGCAGGAGCAAACCGGAGAAAACCGGCAAACGGGTGGCGATAATCGGGGCCGGCCCCGCGGGATTGACTGCCGCCGGTTACCTCGTCTGTAAGGGTCATGACGTTGATATCTACGATAAAATGCCGGAACCCGGCGGGCTCATGCTCTTCGTTATCCCGGAGTTCAGGATTCCGGTTGAGAGGGTTCGCCTCGGAGCTAAAGAGCTTGAGGAAGAGTTTGAGGTAACATACTATCCAAAAACGAAGGTCATGGAAGGTGAGAGACAGGACGAGGGCGACGAGTTCTACGAGAGGGTTGTCAAGCTGAGCGAGCTGAAGGAAAAGTACGACGCGGTGCTCATAGCGACGGGGATATGGAACGTCAGGAGGATAGGAATTCCCGGAGACGACCTTGAGGGCATACTCTCGCCTCTCGAGCTCCTCTTCTGGATAAAGGGGCACGAGCTCGGCTACGTTCCAAAGGAGAAGGTTCCCGATTTAAAGGACAAGAAGGTCGGCATCATAGGAGCCGGTTTGACGGCGGTCGATGTTGCCTTCGAGTGCAACCGCCTCGGAGCCGAGGTTGAGATATTTTACCGCAGGACGATAAGGGAAGCTCCGGCGGGAGCCTACGAGATAAACATTTTGAGAAACAGGGGAGTTAAATGGTTCGAGCTCGTAACACCGAAGCGCGTTATAGGTGAGAACGGCAGGGTTAAAGCCATCGAGCTCCTGAGGACGAGGCTCGGTGAACCGGACGAAACCGGAAGGAGGAGACCCATTCCCATTCCCGGCTCCGAGTTTCAGGTCGAGCTCGACTACCTCGTCTTCGCCATAGGAATGGTTTCAACTCCACCGGTGAACGGGGGTTACATCGCCACTGACAGGAGGGGAAGGATAGTCGTTGACTCAAGGCACATGACGAGCGCCGAGGGAATCTTCGCGGCCGGCGACGTCGTCAACGGCCCGACGAAAGTCGGCAGGGCCATAAAGGACGGCCTGTACACGGCGGTTTCAATAGACAAATGGCTCAGGGGGGAGCTCTGA